In Deltaproteobacteria bacterium, the genomic stretch TTGATAGTTTCATGACAGGTTCTTTAAATTTCAGCTTTTATATTTCTACTTTTTTAACAAAAACCTCTTTTGCAATTTCATGATCAATAGCAATACTCGTCTCGCCTATATCAAGAACGTAAGTGGGCTGCTTCTGGTGAAGCTTGACCACGGCGCCGGGAACGAGACCGAGTGAACTCAACCTGTTTAAGCGGTCATGGTGCCTTGGCGCAATAAAAACGACCCTGCCTCTCTCTGAGGGAGCAAGTTCCGTCACATTGAGAACAAGGGGTTTAACCTCCTTGCTGAAGGCCTTGCAGCAATCTCCCTTTGGGATAGGTTCACCATGAGGGCAGGTAGGCGGATGTCCCAGGAAAGTACAGATGCTGTCCGTCACTTCAGGCGTCAGAATATGTTCAAATTCACAGGCCGTATTTTCCCACTCTTCTCTTTCAAGTTCAAGAACATTCGACAGGAGCCACTCGGCCAGCCTCAGCCGTCTTACGACGCTTTCTCCCGTTTCATCACCGGAAGGTGTGAGTGTAATCAGACCATGCGACTCTTCAATGTATTTATCTTTAAGCATCTCTTCGAGAAAGAGCGCCGTATTTTCCACTTTCGATGCCTTAATGATCTCTTCCCGCTTTGCCGGTTTCCCCTTCTCCTTGAAGGTCCAGATCAGTTCGAGAATTTCTTCCACATCTTTATGCATAGATGTCTCCTTCCTGTTAGTTCCTCAAAACTTCCTAAAAAAATAGCAGACTAAAAGGCCACTTCAAGAGTCCTTAAAGTAAAGTTTACAAAACCTCCCACCAAAAGTGCAAAGGGAAGTATAAAAGCCGTCATCCAGAATGCCGTTTTAAAACCTCTCTCTTTTACAATCATAAAAAGATTGGCAATGCATGGAATAAAAAGTGTCATCGTTACAAGGCTTACCACCGTCTGGACAGGATCGAGGAGTCCGTCTTTTTGCAGCGCATAGAGCCCTGCGGCGCCATAATCTCTCCTTAAAAAGCCGATAAGGAAAGCCTCTGCCGCCTTGGGAGGAAGCCCCAGAAAGGTCTCGATGAGCGGCGCCGCCAGCCGTTCAACGACCTTGAGCAGGTTAAGCCGGTCCATAACAAAGAGTATCAGCGTTCCCAGGATGAAAAGCGGGACAGCTTCTTTCAGATACCAGTCTATCCTTGCAACGGTTTTAATGAGGATATTTTTAAGCTGGGGAACCCTGATGGGCGGCAGTTCATAAATAAAATCCGTTGCTTCCCCGGGAATAACACGGGCTGCCAGATAACCGACAAGAAAAAGCACAGCCACCACAATACCGAGCCAGACAATGAGGGCATTGAAGGAGACGCCCCCCAGCATACCGAGGATAACACCGAGTTGTGCCGAACAGGGTATGCCGAGAGCAAGAAGAAGCGTTACGATAATCCTGTCTTTCCTGCCGTCCAGTATCCTTGTCGTCAGTGTTGCCATCGTATCACAGCCAAGGCCGAGAACCATGGGAAGGACGGCCTTGCCGTTAAGGCCCATAAGCCTGAAGATCTTGTTTACCATGACGGAAAGCCTGGGGAGGTAGCCTGAATCCTCAAGAGCGCTGAAAGCAAGAAAGAAAGTGCCCACAATGGGAAAGACGATGGCGATGGCATAAGAAAGGGCCATGGTGATAAGTCCATAGTCACCGACGAGAAAATCCTGAACAATTTTAAAAGGAATCAATGTCTCGATGATCTTCGTCGACCAGGGATTGATATAGTTGCCGAAAACTTCCGATTCGAGGAAATCGACACAGGTACCGGCGCCGAAATCTCCCACAAAAAGATACATGGCATAAAGAACACCGACAAGGATGGGAATTCCCCAGATGTAATGCATCATGAGATTGCCAAGGGTGTTCCTGAAACCGCTTCTTTCCGTCATGGAAAGGGTAAAGACCTCTTCTATAATACCGTCAACGACTCTCATCCTGAGGCGGTTAATGATATATCCTGTCTTTTCTTTATAAATAGCGCGAACAGACCGGCAAATATCTTCAATTTTTTCAAGCGCATCACTGTCAAGGTTCTCGTGAAGCCAGTACTTAAGCGTCTCATCTCCCGCCAGAATCATGAGGGCAATGGAGCGGCCTGAAATATTTGCCGGGGGAAGATATTTTTCTACCTCTTTTACTGCCTTTTCGATACCTTCATCGTAGGACATTTTAAAGGAGGATTTTTTTGGCGATTCCAGGGCTTTAACCAGTTTATCCATTCCTTTTTTTCTTGTGGCCACCGTAGCGACGACATCAACACCGAGACGCCCTGAAAGTTTCTCTATATCAATCGTAATACCACGCGATTCGGCTTCGTCGAAGAGGTTGAGATCGAGGACAAAGGGAAGGCCCATTTCTGCAAGCTGAAGAGAGATGAGGAGTGATCTTTTCAGGTTTTTAGCATCTGCCACCTGGAGAACACGGTCATGGCTTTCATCAAGGAGGATGTTTCTTGTTACCTCTTCATCTTCCGACATGGGAAGAAGAGAATTGACACCGGGCGTATCGATAACGGAATAACTCTTCCTGTTCAGCGTCGCCTTACCCCTGGAAACTTCTACCGTCGTTCCGGGATAGTTGGATACGGTCACATAGCGGCCCGTAAAATATCCAAAGATAACACTTTTTCCTACGTTGGCATTTCCAACAAGAAGAATTTTCTCCATTCCCTCGTGGGAGGAGTCATTTTCGGGTCCGTGATTATGCATCAGCTCTCTTTTTTCGTCCCTTTGTTACAGGCACTGCAATACCCGTAGAGTTCAAGTTTATGAGTAACAACGCGGAATGAGAGCTTTTTTGCCACTTCGTCCTGTAAGTCTTCTATTCGCTGGTCTTCAAATTCGATAATCCTGCCGCAGCTCATGCAGATGAGGTGATCGTGATGTTCTTCGGGATCGACATGCTCGTACCGTGTCTGGCCGTCATCGAAGTGACGCTCGGCGGCAAGACCGCTTTCACTGAGCAGTTTAAGCGTTCTGTATACGGTGGCATAACCGATTTTGGGATTAATTTTCTGAACCATATGGTGAAGGTCTTCCACGCTCAAATGACCGTCACTTTTAAGGAAAGTGTTTATAATGTCATCACGCTGGCGTGTTGACTTAAGACCTTTCTCGGCAATAAATTTCTCAAAAACCTTCATCTTTCGATCATTCATAACTACCACACTTTTGAAATTGAAATTTGTTTTCAAAGCGTCGATTATAATGTGAACGGTCGCTGCAAGTCAACCCAACTGTTGAAGTGATTTTATTTGGAAAAGTAAAAAGAATTAATTTCCTGTAAAGGCCTTTATCGCTATTCCATGGAAAGGACTATTTTGGCTGCGGTGAAAGCATTTCCTTTAGGACCGTCATATTTTTCCTCATTAACCTGTGATAAAGTTCTTTTGAAGGGTCCCCCGTTGCAACAGGATCAAGCGCCCCTACCCTGGCGCCTGATTCTTTTGCAATAACCCTGACCCTCTTTTCTGAAAAGAGGGGTTCTGTAAAAAGCGCTTTCACCTTCTCCTTCCTCATCATGGCGGTCAGCCGCCCCATTTCCGATGCAGAGGGCCCTTCACCGGGCCTGTGATAAATGACGGAAACCACATGAAGCCCCGTATCCCTTGCCAGATAATCAAAGGCATTATGAACAGTAACGATTCTCTTGTCAGGGAGAGCAGCAACCATTGTTTTTATCTCCTCATTTAAGCGATTGAGGCTGTCGGCATATTTTTCACCATTTTTCATATAAATGGCAGCCCCCGCAGGATCAATGGCTGAAAGGAATTTTGCAATATTCATTACCTGCATGGCAGCCAATTTTGGACTTACCCAGGTATGGGGGTTATGCTCCCCATGATGAGGGTGGTCATCATGGCCCTCTTCTTCCTTATGAGCCCCCGTTTCAAGAAGGGGCAATCCTGACGCACTTTCAAGAAGGGTCCCTTTCGTCTTCCTCCCGGCGATAAGATCACCCAGAAATTCCTCGATCCCCAGGCCGTTAATGATAATAAAGTCGGCATCTTCCACCTTTCTCATATCACTTGGCCGCATCTGGTAATCATGGGGCCCTGCCTCACCGGCTATGAGACAAGCAACATCGATGCGGTCACTCTCTCCGACAACATTGAGCGTAAAAATATAAACAGGCAGAAAAGAGGTAAGCACTTTTATCTTTTTTCTCTCTTCACCGGACGCAGACAGAGGATTTACAGAGGCAAGCACAAAAAATAATACAGGAAAAAAGATTTTAACTTTATTCATCGGGGAATCCTTTATACTCTAAATAGACGATACACTTATTGACAGACATTTTTTACATGCTAAAATTAATCACATCACTAAGAGAGGTCTCGCTATGCTTAAAAAACTTATCATCCTGCTTATTCCCCTCATATACACCATTTCATGCGGCCCCATCCACTTCAAGAGCGGAAAGCCCTTCACCATGTCCCATATCGAAGCCATAAAGAAAGGGGAAACAGGCAAGGAAGATATTAAAAACCTCTTTGGAGAACCTCAGCTTGCAGGCAAAAATGATTCCCATCAGGACATCTGGTCTTACCTCTATATAGAAGCAAAAGTTCCCCTCAGGGGAGGCCCGTCAAAAGAGAAGTTCCAGAGAATGACCATTACCTTTGAAGCGGACAAAGTCAAATCGATAACTTACGAAATGTCTAAAGAAACACCCTGATTAACCCTTCCAGTAGCGAAAAGGGCCTGTATCGAGATGAATAAAGTCCGGCCCCGGATAATATCCTACACCACCGCCCTTTAAACTCATGGCAGCATCCCTCATAAGGTAGAGATCACGGCCGGGCAGCCTCACATCGACGGCCTTACCCAGAAGATGCAGGCTCTTTTTGGCAACCCCTGAAGAACGGCTTCTAAGATAAGCGTTACTCTCCGAAGACCGATAGCCCGATATGATGTGAAAAGGTTCTTTAGCCTCGATTTTTACCGATAGTCGGTAGAGTAAATCAAGCAATTTAGTGTCAATAGCCTTTACATCTCCCGAACGATGATCACGCATGATGTGATTAATGTCATTGAGAGGCTCTGTCAAGTATCTGCCCATGGAATAATAGACCGCGCTCAGCCTTTCTCCTGTATGCATATTATAGAAGGAGAGCTTTTTTTCATATGAAGGCAAGACCTTTCCCAATGCCAGGGCCTGCCCGGGGAAAACAAGGGAAGCGGCAGAAAGGGCGCCCGCTTTAATTAATCTGCGACGGGTGACTGCAGGACCGGGAATATTCGAACTTTTTTCAATCAGCATTTACAATATCTCACTTCTTCTCGGATTTGCTGCCCTAATATAGCAAATCAGGACAAAACCTTCAAGGTGCACTCTTTTTTATTGTTACCAACGATACACTTCTTTACGATTAGATCTTCTTAATTATTTCTGCTAAAATAAAAATATAATAAAAATTTCAGGCCTTAGAAAAAATCCATATGTTCAGAGTTACCTGTCACCGATTCCGGATAAGAAGCATTAGTCCAGAAACAAAAAGGAAGATTAATGCACAAAGAAGATAAACCTCTTAACATTCTCCTCGTGGAAGACCTGAAGTTCGACAGGGAAATATTCAGGAAAACCTTTGAAAAGTCGAAACTTCCCTGCAATATAACCGAATGCATTGATGCAGAAAAAGCGTTGGAACTGCTTCGCCGGGAGGACCCCAAATTTGACGTTGCTGTTATCGATAATACCTTGCCGGGAATGACGGGACTTCAACTCTCCCAGGCAATTATGGATAGTGAAATAGACCTGCCCATCGTTTTTCTGACAGGGACCGGGTCGGAAGAAGTTGCCGTAGAGGCCCTCAAGATCGGCGTAGATGACTATATTATTAAAGGCGGTGAAATTCATAAAAAGATTTTAGCCCGGCAAATCTATAAGACCGTTAGAAACCATCAGGAACGCATCAACCGGATAAAAGCGGAAGAAAAACTGAAACTCTTCGCAAAAGCCGTCGAAACAACCCATGTAGGCATTACAATTACCGATCGTTCCAAAAAAATCATTTATACAAATCCCTCTGAAGCCCTCATGCATGGATATGAAAGGACGGAGCTTCCGGGCATGGAATCATCAAAATTAGCGCCGCCGGAACTTCAAGTCACCATGACGGAAGAGGAAATTGAGAACATAAAAAACTGGAGCAGGGAGAGTGTCAATATAACAAAGGAAGGCTCTATTTTCCCGGTGCATCTCGTATCAGACGCAATTAAAGATGCCAATGACAAAACAATTGCCATCGTTACGGCATGCATGGATATCAGCAAGCGTGTAGAGGCTGAAAAGGCGCTTCAAAAGGCGCATGACGAGCTGGAACTGCGGGTAGGGGAACGAACGGCAGAACTTACGAAAACCAATGAAGAGCTGCAAAGGAAGATCCTGGAACAGAAGGATGCCAAGGAAAAAGAGCTTGCCCGGGAACAAATGTTTATGCGAATTTTCAATGCCTCTGAAGATGCCATTTTGATACTCGATGAAGATAGGTTCATCGATTGCAACGATGCAACCATTCGAATGCTCCGCGCCGATAATAAGAAATCAGTCCTCTCCGCTCAACCCTGGGCGCTATCGCCTGAACGGCAACCGGACGGGCGTTTGTCTTATGAGAAGGCAAAGGAAATGATTGCTCTGGCCTGGGAAAAAAACTTTCACCGCTTCGAGTGGACTCACAGACGCATCGATGGGGAGGAGTTTCCCGTTGAAGTGACACTCACCACAACACAGTTCAATAACAGACAAGTTCTGTATGTTACATGGAAAGACCTTACTGCCTACAAACTGGCCGAGGAGGAGAAAAAAAACCTGGAAGCCCAACTCCTGCAGGCACAGAAGATGGAAACTATCGGCACCCTGGCCGGTGGCATTGCCCATGACTTTAACAACATACTTTCCCCCATACTAATGTCTGCCGAATGTATTCTGGAGGACGTTAATGAGGGCAGCCATACTCATCAGGCAACGGAGATGATAATTGACGCATCTAACCGGGCCAGGGAACTTATCCAGCGAATTCTACTGTTCAGCCGTCATGGCAAACAGGAACGAATCATTCTGGAAATTGATTCCCTTGTAAATGAAGCTCTCAAACTGCTTCGGTCTACCCTGCCCACAACGATCAAAATAAAACAGGATATTCATCTTAAGTGCAACACGGTAATGGCCGATCCGACACAAATGTATCAGTTGATAATGAACCTTTGCACCAACGCCTACCATGCAATGCCGGAGAGTGGCGGAGTCATTAAAATAGAGCTTATTTCCTTTGAAGTTACAGAGGAAATACTGAAAGAGCTTAAACTGCCTCACGGAAAATATATAAGGCTGAGCATCAATGACACGGGACATGGAATGGATGAAGTGACAAAAGAACGTATATTCGATCCTTTTTTTACAACAAAAGGCGCTGATAAGGGAACGGGCCTCGGCCTCTCTGTTGTCCATGGCATCGTACTGAGCCATGGCGGAGAAATATCTGTAGAAAGCGAAGCAGGAAAAGGGAGTACTTTTCATATCTATTTGCCCCTGGCTGAAAAGAATGAAGTTTTAGAAGATTTAAAACCGCACAAAAAAAATATCAGAGGAAATGAAAGAATCTTATTTGTAGATGATGAGCCTGCAATTACCTTTGCCGGAAAGTCTGTTCTGGAAGGTCTAGGTTATGAGATAACAACAATGAATAGCGCTTTGAAAGCAGCCCGTTTCTTTCGCCGTAAAAAGGAATATTTCGATCTTGTCATCACTGATTATACCATGCCTGATATGACAGGTGTCCAGCTGGCCGGCAGTTTAAGGAGCATAAGACCTGATATCCCGGTAATTATTATCAGTGGATTCAATAAAACAATAGACAAGGAGAACATAAATAGCTTCCATATCGATGACTATGTCGATAAACCGCTTACGGGCCATTCTCTTGGCAGTGCCATCAGAAAAGTGATGCAGAAAAGAAGTGAAGAGGGGTGAAATAAACGCATCTCTTCATCCCTCATATTAACCTATTCCGACGTTCCACCTCTTCCTTCCTCCATGTGCCTTTTTGTTCTCCAGGGTCTGGAGGCAATAAAAAAAGCGGCAATAAGCGTCGCCAGTATCCAGTCGCGTCCGATAAGAATAAGAGAAGTCCATGTATAGCCTCCGTAGGGCTTTTTAATTTCATTATAAAGGTCTCCTACCAGTATGATAAGAAGAATGGCGGGCACAAAGAATTTAATAAGAAAAGACCACCATGTACCAAGCTGAATAGAAGAAACCTTATTTATGTGTCTTCTTACCATTTCCAGGTTAAAGAACCAGCCCACAAGGAAACATTCAAGAATACCAACAATAACCAGACCGTAATGGGTAATAAAGTGATCTACAATATCGAGCCATAAAAGTCCGGCCTGGGTTGTAAAAACGACGGATCCCACGAAACCTCCTATGGAAACGAAAGTTATCAGCTTGCCGCGCGTAATACCAAATTTATCCGATATGGCAGCAACAAAGGCTTCGATAATAGAAATAGAAGAAGAGAGGCCGGCCACAACGAGACTGAAAAAGAATATAGCTCCGAATATGTTTCCTCCCGGCAGCAAAGTCATGGCCTTGGGATAAGCCACAAAGGCAAGACCTATACTTTGCGATACCACATCGGATATTTCCTTTCCCTGCTTAAAAGCCATATAGCCAAGAAGAGAAAAGGTGGCAAAACCGGCAAAGAGAGAAAATCCACTGTTGATGGCAGCCGTCATAAAAGCGCTCTTGGTGATATTTGATTTTGCCGGGAGATAGCTGGCATAGGCAATCATGATACCGAAACCTAAACTCAAGGTAAAAAATATCTGGCTATAGGCATCTATCCACACTTTCGGATTGGCAAGCTTTGAAAAATCGGGTTTAAGGTAAGCCTTGATACCTATTGAAGCGCCTTCCAGGTTAATGGCCCATAAAACAAGGACGGCGGTGAGCACAAAAAGGAGGGGCATAAAAATCTTGTTTGCCGTTTCAATCCCCTTTTCTACACCGCGGTAAACAATGGCCCAGTTAAGAAACCATATAACGGCAAGCGCAAAAAAGATAGGGGTCCGGATTTCTCCGAAATTGGACGGAGAATCGGAAACCTTCAGAAATTCCTTAAAGAAAAAGTCGTTTGGATCATCACCCCAATAAAGATCAAATGAATAAATGAAAAAGTTAAGGCACCATGCAATCACGACGGTATAGTAAAGGACGATACCGAACATGACGAAGGTAACGGCCCACCAGCCGAGCCACTCCCACTTGCGGTTGATCTTGGCATAGGCTAAAGGTGCGCTTCCTATTCTTTCGTGGCCCACACCGAATTCAAGGAGCAGGAGCGGTATCCCTGCCGTGAGCAGGGCCACAATATAGGGGATAAGAAATGCCCCGCCGCCATTATCATAAGCCATATAGCTAAAACGCCAGATATTGCCGAGACCAATTGCAGAACCGACAGCAGCCAGAACAAAACCGAACTCGCTCTTCCACTGTCCCCTTTTATCAGACATAAATAAACCTCCGGAAAATTTGACTTGGGAGAATAAAAACGGGGAGTATTATCTATTTTTTACAGCTATTTGAAAAGGTTTTTTTCTATAAACCCTTTTTTTCTACGTCCACCATCCCCTTTTTCCTAAAAGGAACACCTTCCATCCTGAGCAAGTCTGCCTTTGTTTCAAGCCCGCCTTCTGCCGAATAGCCTGTCAGCAGGCCATTGGAAGCAACAACCCGGTGACAGGGAATAATGACAGGAATGGGATTTGCAGCCATGACCCTTCCAACGGCCCGTGACGCATGGGGGCTTTCCGCCAGCTTTGCCACCTCGCCATAGGTGAGGACTTCTCCATAGGGAATATTTCTGACCAGATTGCATACCTTTAAAAAAAAGTTGGAACGGCCGCCAAGGTCCAATATTAAGGGGCTGAAATCAGCTGCCTTTCCGTCATAGTATGAAAGCAGAAGTTGAAGGGCCTTTTCAGCAT encodes the following:
- a CDS encoding response regulator, yielding MHKEDKPLNILLVEDLKFDREIFRKTFEKSKLPCNITECIDAEKALELLRREDPKFDVAVIDNTLPGMTGLQLSQAIMDSEIDLPIVFLTGTGSEEVAVEALKIGVDDYIIKGGEIHKKILARQIYKTVRNHQERINRIKAEEKLKLFAKAVETTHVGITITDRSKKIIYTNPSEALMHGYERTELPGMESSKLAPPELQVTMTEEEIENIKNWSRESVNITKEGSIFPVHLVSDAIKDANDKTIAIVTACMDISKRVEAEKALQKAHDELELRVGERTAELTKTNEELQRKILEQKDAKEKELAREQMFMRIFNASEDAILILDEDRFIDCNDATIRMLRADNKKSVLSAQPWALSPERQPDGRLSYEKAKEMIALAWEKNFHRFEWTHRRIDGEEFPVEVTLTTTQFNNRQVLYVTWKDLTAYKLAEEEKKNLEAQLLQAQKMETIGTLAGGIAHDFNNILSPILMSAECILEDVNEGSHTHQATEMIIDASNRARELIQRILLFSRHGKQERIILEIDSLVNEALKLLRSTLPTTIKIKQDIHLKCNTVMADPTQMYQLIMNLCTNAYHAMPESGGVIKIELISFEVTEEILKELKLPHGKYIRLSINDTGHGMDEVTKERIFDPFFTTKGADKGTGLGLSVVHGIVLSHGGEISVESEAGKGSTFHIYLPLAEKNEVLEDLKPHKKNIRGNERILFVDDEPAITFAGKSVLEGLGYEITTMNSALKAARFFRRKKEYFDLVITDYTMPDMTGVQLAGSLRSIRPDIPVIIISGFNKTIDKENINSFHIDDYVDKPLTGHSLGSAIRKVMQKRSEEG
- a CDS encoding metal-dependent transcriptional regulator, whose product is MHKDVEEILELIWTFKEKGKPAKREEIIKASKVENTALFLEEMLKDKYIEESHGLITLTPSGDETGESVVRRLRLAEWLLSNVLELEREEWENTACEFEHILTPEVTDSICTFLGHPPTCPHGEPIPKGDCCKAFSKEVKPLVLNVTELAPSERGRVVFIAPRHHDRLNRLSSLGLVPGAVVKLHQKQPTYVLDIGETSIAIDHEIAKEVFVKKVEI
- a CDS encoding MGMT family protein, with protein sequence MAHLHFDTAAGRGLLEYGGEGILSVQLPSKNAFVPGNGSSAKCGGWKNAEKALQLLLSYYDGKAADFSPLILDLGGRSNFFLKVCNLVRNIPYGEVLTYGEVAKLAESPHASRAVGRVMAANPIPVIIPCHRVVASNGLLTGYSAEGGLETKADLLRMEGVPFRKKGMVDVEKKGL
- a CDS encoding DUF882 domain-containing protein — encoded protein: MLIEKSSNIPGPAVTRRRLIKAGALSAASLVFPGQALALGKVLPSYEKKLSFYNMHTGERLSAVYYSMGRYLTEPLNDINHIMRDHRSGDVKAIDTKLLDLLYRLSVKIEAKEPFHIISGYRSSESNAYLRSRSSGVAKKSLHLLGKAVDVRLPGRDLYLMRDAAMSLKGGGVGYYPGPDFIHLDTGPFRYWKG
- a CDS encoding metal ABC transporter substrate-binding protein, whose product is MNKVKIFFPVLFFVLASVNPLSASGEERKKIKVLTSFLPVYIFTLNVVGESDRIDVACLIAGEAGPHDYQMRPSDMRKVEDADFIIINGLGIEEFLGDLIAGRKTKGTLLESASGLPLLETGAHKEEEGHDDHPHHGEHNPHTWVSPKLAAMQVMNIAKFLSAIDPAGAAIYMKNGEKYADSLNRLNEEIKTMVAALPDKRIVTVHNAFDYLARDTGLHVVSVIYHRPGEGPSASEMGRLTAMMRKEKVKALFTEPLFSEKRVRVIAKESGARVGALDPVATGDPSKELYHRLMRKNMTVLKEMLSPQPK
- the feoB gene encoding ferrous iron transport protein B, which codes for MHNHGPENDSSHEGMEKILLVGNANVGKSVIFGYFTGRYVTVSNYPGTTVEVSRGKATLNRKSYSVIDTPGVNSLLPMSEDEEVTRNILLDESHDRVLQVADAKNLKRSLLISLQLAEMGLPFVLDLNLFDEAESRGITIDIEKLSGRLGVDVVATVATRKKGMDKLVKALESPKKSSFKMSYDEGIEKAVKEVEKYLPPANISGRSIALMILAGDETLKYWLHENLDSDALEKIEDICRSVRAIYKEKTGYIINRLRMRVVDGIIEEVFTLSMTERSGFRNTLGNLMMHYIWGIPILVGVLYAMYLFVGDFGAGTCVDFLESEVFGNYINPWSTKIIETLIPFKIVQDFLVGDYGLITMALSYAIAIVFPIVGTFFLAFSALEDSGYLPRLSVMVNKIFRLMGLNGKAVLPMVLGLGCDTMATLTTRILDGRKDRIIVTLLLALGIPCSAQLGVILGMLGGVSFNALIVWLGIVVAVLFLVGYLAARVIPGEATDFIYELPPIRVPQLKNILIKTVARIDWYLKEAVPLFILGTLILFVMDRLNLLKVVERLAAPLIETFLGLPPKAAEAFLIGFLRRDYGAAGLYALQKDGLLDPVQTVVSLVTMTLFIPCIANLFMIVKERGFKTAFWMTAFILPFALLVGGFVNFTLRTLEVAF
- a CDS encoding transcriptional repressor; the encoded protein is MNDRKMKVFEKFIAEKGLKSTRQRDDIINTFLKSDGHLSVEDLHHMVQKINPKIGYATVYRTLKLLSESGLAAERHFDDGQTRYEHVDPEEHHDHLICMSCGRIIEFEDQRIEDLQDEVAKKLSFRVVTHKLELYGYCSACNKGTKKES
- a CDS encoding sodium-dependent transporter, encoding MSDKRGQWKSEFGFVLAAVGSAIGLGNIWRFSYMAYDNGGGAFLIPYIVALLTAGIPLLLLEFGVGHERIGSAPLAYAKINRKWEWLGWWAVTFVMFGIVLYYTVVIAWCLNFFIYSFDLYWGDDPNDFFFKEFLKVSDSPSNFGEIRTPIFFALAVIWFLNWAIVYRGVEKGIETANKIFMPLLFVLTAVLVLWAINLEGASIGIKAYLKPDFSKLANPKVWIDAYSQIFFTLSLGFGIMIAYASYLPAKSNITKSAFMTAAINSGFSLFAGFATFSLLGYMAFKQGKEISDVVSQSIGLAFVAYPKAMTLLPGGNIFGAIFFFSLVVAGLSSSISIIEAFVAAISDKFGITRGKLITFVSIGGFVGSVVFTTQAGLLWLDIVDHFITHYGLVIVGILECFLVGWFFNLEMVRRHINKVSSIQLGTWWSFLIKFFVPAILLIILVGDLYNEIKKPYGGYTWTSLILIGRDWILATLIAAFFIASRPWRTKRHMEEGRGGTSE
- the bamE gene encoding outer membrane protein assembly factor BamE; amino-acid sequence: MLKKLIILLIPLIYTISCGPIHFKSGKPFTMSHIEAIKKGETGKEDIKNLFGEPQLAGKNDSHQDIWSYLYIEAKVPLRGGPSKEKFQRMTITFEADKVKSITYEMSKETP